A window of Candidatus Methylomirabilota bacterium contains these coding sequences:
- a CDS encoding radical SAM/SPASM domain-containing protein, protein MYPVISGFDHLVFAEAPRLIYWELTRACDLVCTHCRAEAIAMRDPFELSTNEAKTLLGQFRTFGDPAPQLVMTGGDPLKRPDFFELVRHGRSIGMPISVAPSGTPLLTPEAIAALAENGVMSMSLSIDGATAESHDRFRGVAGCFETTMRAIRAVRAAGIPLQINTLVTPETMGELPGVFRLLQDMGIMRWSLFYLIATGRGRALREIRPSEAEALHNWIYDLVKTAPFAIKATEAPHFRRVAYMRMRLEGLDDAAIRQTPIGRGFGIRDGNGIMFISHTGDVYPSGFLPVTAGNVRRESPVSIYRHSEIFTRLRDADSYAGKCGLCEFRWVCGGSRARAFAETNDPNGSDPLCAYRPEAALTGATAADRG, encoded by the coding sequence ATGTATCCGGTTATCAGCGGATTTGACCATCTGGTCTTTGCCGAGGCGCCCAGGTTGATCTATTGGGAGCTGACGCGGGCCTGCGATCTGGTCTGTACCCACTGTCGCGCCGAGGCGATAGCGATGCGCGACCCGTTTGAGTTAAGTACCAACGAGGCCAAGACGCTGCTGGGGCAGTTCCGGACGTTCGGCGACCCGGCGCCGCAACTCGTGATGACCGGGGGCGACCCGCTGAAACGTCCCGATTTCTTTGAGTTGGTCCGTCACGGCCGAAGCATCGGGATGCCGATCTCTGTGGCGCCCAGCGGCACCCCGTTGCTGACGCCGGAGGCGATCGCGGCCCTGGCGGAGAACGGGGTCATGAGCATGTCGCTGAGCATCGACGGTGCCACGGCCGAGAGCCACGATCGATTCCGCGGTGTCGCGGGCTGTTTTGAGACCACCATGCGCGCCATCCGGGCTGTCCGGGCGGCAGGGATTCCGCTGCAGATCAACACCCTTGTCACCCCCGAGACCATGGGGGAACTGCCGGGCGTCTTCCGGTTGCTTCAGGACATGGGGATCATGCGGTGGAGTCTCTTCTATCTGATCGCCACGGGGCGCGGTCGGGCGCTGCGCGAGATCAGACCCAGCGAAGCCGAGGCGCTACACAACTGGATCTACGACCTCGTCAAGACGGCCCCTTTCGCCATTAAGGCGACAGAGGCCCCCCATTTCCGCCGCGTTGCCTATATGCGGATGCGGCTGGAGGGTCTGGACGACGCCGCGATCCGGCAGACGCCCATCGGACGGGGATTCGGCATCCGCGACGGCAACGGCATCATGTTCATCTCCCATACCGGGGATGTCTATCCGTCCGGGTTCCTGCCGGTGACGGCCGGCAATGTCCGTCGCGAAAGCCCGGTCTCGATCTATCGCCACTCGGAGATCTTCACGCGCCTGCGCGACGCCGATTCGTATGCCGGAAAATGCGGCCTCTGTGAGTTTCGCTGGGTTTGCGGCGGGTCGCGGGCCCGCGCGTTCGCCGAGACCAACGATCCCAACGGCAGCGATCCGCTGTGCGCCTACAGGCCGGAGGCCGCGCTGACAGGGGCGACAGCAGCCGATCGGGGATAG
- a CDS encoding universal stress protein: MQISRILFPTDFSHDAEHAFQYALTFAREFGAELHLLHVIYFPPQTPEYDIGQVIDSLVKNAEDNLKKLAEGVPEPKSVFRLDVQVGVEHVEITKYAEREKIDLIVMGTRGRTGLAHVFLGSVAERVVRHASCPVLTVKLPPRRGGEDAKEEAAT; encoded by the coding sequence ATGCAGATCTCACGGATCCTTTTTCCGACCGATTTCTCCCATGACGCCGAACACGCATTCCAGTATGCCCTGACCTTTGCGAGAGAGTTCGGCGCCGAACTCCACCTGCTTCACGTCATCTATTTTCCTCCTCAAACGCCCGAATACGACATCGGACAGGTCATCGACAGCCTGGTCAAGAATGCCGAGGACAACCTGAAAAAACTCGCCGAAGGGGTCCCGGAGCCGAAATCGGTCTTTCGTCTGGACGTACAGGTCGGGGTGGAGCATGTCGAAATTACGAAGTATGCCGAGCGGGAGAAGATCGATCTCATCGTCATGGGGACCCGTGGACGGACCGGGCTGGCTCATGTCTTTCTGGGGAGCGTCGCCGAGCGGGTGGTCCGCCACGCCTCGTGTCCTGTCCTGACCGTCAAGCTTCCGCCGCGCAGGGGCGGCGAGGACGCTAAAGAGGAGGCGGCGACATGA
- a CDS encoding aminoglycoside phosphotransferase: MTLQHKALAHYLEAALGGVVQVQAVRPLTGEEPSIVGRELGTLHGHDLKAFGYGRPIQIDLLLNGTPRSYVLSTMRGGSGFGHDHKADRAGTLIWAHDAFGRLARHVQSVDVGFFTYEGQLQSAGRADEYFLLMEKVEGAAYWLDLERIRAAGTATEPDFDRARALSDYLADIHAQKGRDEQLYFRRIRDLIGHGEGIMGILDGYPTDYPLLPSEQQYIVESGCVAWRQYLKEKSARLSIVHGDFHPWNILFRKGTDFTLLDRSRGEWGDPADDIAALSINFLFFSLLRSGRLEGPFRELFDCFYGGYLERTRDSELNSVIPPFYVFRALVIASPRWYPDLPEEVRVKLFRFVQTMLRLEQFDHTDVNQYLM, translated from the coding sequence ATGACGCTGCAGCATAAGGCGTTGGCCCATTACCTCGAAGCGGCGCTTGGGGGCGTTGTCCAGGTGCAGGCCGTACGGCCGCTTACCGGTGAGGAGCCTTCCATTGTCGGGCGGGAGCTTGGGACGCTGCACGGCCACGATCTGAAGGCCTTCGGTTACGGTCGGCCGATCCAGATCGACCTGCTCCTGAACGGGACCCCCCGCTCCTACGTGCTGTCCACCATGCGGGGCGGCTCCGGGTTCGGCCACGATCATAAGGCCGACCGGGCGGGGACCTTGATCTGGGCGCATGATGCCTTCGGCAGGCTCGCGCGGCACGTGCAGAGCGTCGATGTCGGCTTCTTTACGTACGAGGGGCAACTGCAATCGGCCGGGCGCGCGGACGAGTACTTCCTACTGATGGAGAAGGTCGAGGGGGCCGCGTATTGGCTGGACCTGGAGCGGATTCGGGCGGCGGGGACGGCGACCGAACCGGATTTTGACCGTGCCAGGGCGCTCTCGGACTATCTGGCGGACATCCACGCACAGAAAGGCCGGGATGAACAGCTCTATTTCCGTCGAATCCGGGACCTGATCGGCCACGGCGAGGGGATCATGGGGATCCTGGACGGCTATCCGACCGATTATCCGCTTCTTCCATCCGAACAACAGTACATTGTCGAGAGCGGATGTGTGGCCTGGCGTCAGTACCTGAAAGAGAAGAGCGCGCGTCTGAGTATCGTCCATGGCGATTTTCACCCGTGGAATATCCTCTTTCGCAAGGGGACCGATTTCACGCTGCTCGACCGCAGTCGCGGCGAGTGGGGGGATCCGGCCGACGACATTGCGGCCCTGAGCATCAACTTTCTCTTCTTCTCACTGTTGCGGTCGGGTCGGCTGGAGGGCCCGTTTCGGGAGCTGTTTGATTGCTTTTATGGCGGCTACCTGGAGCGGACCCGCGATTCGGAGCTGAACTCGGTGATTCCGCCCTTTTACGTCTTTCGGGCCCTGGTGATCGCCAGCCCGCGGTGGTACCCCGACCTGCCCGAAGAGGTACGCGTCAAGCTGTTTCGGTTCGTCCAGACGATGCTTCGACTCGAGCAGTTCGATCACACCGATGTGAATCAGTATCTGATGTGA
- a CDS encoding adenylyl-sulfate kinase: MAWVAWLTGLPGSGKSSISREVALRVQARGIRVRVLELDEIRRVVTPTPSYTAQEREIVYRALAYMAWLLYSEGVSVIVDATAHRRRFRDTARALIPAFAEIYLRTSLSTCRARAGDRRGGYAPADVYGQAGREGSTVPGVDEAYEPPLHPELALDTEALDVMDAAEQAVRFLEALEVGQTVGMVEPGC, encoded by the coding sequence ATGGCGTGGGTAGCGTGGTTGACAGGACTGCCCGGAAGCGGTAAAAGCAGCATCAGCCGTGAGGTTGCGTTGCGCGTACAGGCGCGCGGAATCCGGGTGCGGGTGCTGGAGCTTGATGAGATCCGACGGGTCGTGACCCCTACGCCGAGCTACACCGCCCAGGAACGCGAGATCGTCTATCGCGCCCTGGCCTACATGGCGTGGCTGCTTTACAGCGAAGGGGTCAGCGTCATTGTTGATGCAACCGCCCATCGACGGCGATTTCGCGACACGGCCCGCGCGCTGATTCCCGCCTTTGCCGAGATCTATCTTCGGACGTCGCTCTCGACCTGTCGCGCTCGGGCGGGGGACCGGCGAGGCGGCTATGCCCCCGCCGACGTCTACGGACAGGCCGGCCGCGAGGGATCGACGGTGCCGGGCGTCGATGAGGCGTATGAGCCGCCGCTTCATCCAGAACTGGCCCTCGATACCGAGGCGCTCGACGTGATGGACGCCGCTGAACAGGCAGTGAGATTTCTTGAAGCGTTAGAGGTCGGCCAGACTGTCGGTATGGTTGAGCCGGGATGTTGA
- a CDS encoding molecular chaperone — MALVKWTPFGDLATFRREMDRVFERFFGELPRLDLAGAGWSPHLDVTETKDRVIVKAELPGMEAKDLDITISGNTLSLKGEKRQVKEEHDEHHHLLERSYGAFTRTVELPAPVAADKIKAAFKNGVLTITLPKTEEAKRKAIPIQVE; from the coding sequence ATGGCGCTTGTCAAGTGGACACCATTCGGCGATCTTGCGACATTCAGGCGGGAGATGGATAGGGTCTTTGAGCGATTTTTCGGCGAACTGCCTCGCCTGGACCTGGCCGGAGCAGGATGGAGCCCCCACCTGGACGTGACCGAAACCAAGGATCGCGTCATCGTCAAGGCCGAGCTTCCTGGAATGGAGGCCAAAGACCTGGATATCACCATATCCGGGAATACGCTGAGTCTGAAGGGGGAGAAGCGACAGGTCAAAGAGGAGCACGACGAACATCACCATCTGCTCGAACGCTCCTACGGCGCCTTTACTCGAACGGTCGAACTTCCCGCGCCGGTGGCGGCCGATAAGATCAAGGCGGCGTTCAAGAACGGGGTGTTGACCATCACCCTTCCAAAGACCGAGGAGGCGAAGCGAAAGGCGATCCCGATTCAGGTTGAATGA
- a CDS encoding ATPase has protein sequence MKTATVGRKRYDIASSKKSVDTATDSYLAKGAPGKMVCHGCHAISTGRRWYQDEAAYAKLLKAGTVKEIFCPACEKIRDSYPSGQVTLRGAFLAEHQDEILHIISNEEKRARERNPLHRIMGLREENGQLEVTTTDEKLAQRIGRELHKACGGTVEYGWSHGNKFLRVQWER, from the coding sequence ATGAAGACAGCCACGGTTGGACGCAAGCGGTACGACATCGCATCGTCCAAAAAGAGCGTCGACACTGCGACCGATTCCTACCTGGCCAAGGGCGCGCCCGGTAAGATGGTGTGCCACGGATGCCATGCGATCTCGACGGGGAGGCGATGGTATCAGGATGAGGCGGCGTACGCCAAGCTTCTCAAGGCGGGAACGGTGAAAGAGATCTTCTGTCCGGCATGTGAAAAGATTCGCGACAGCTATCCAAGCGGGCAGGTAACGCTGAGGGGGGCGTTCCTGGCCGAGCATCAGGATGAGATTCTGCACATCATCAGCAACGAGGAGAAACGGGCCAGGGAGCGCAATCCGCTCCACCGGATCATGGGGCTGCGCGAGGAGAACGGACAGCTTGAGGTTACGACGACCGATGAGAAGCTGGCGCAACGGATCGGACGGGAGCTTCACAAGGCCTGTGGGGGGACCGTCGAGTACGGCTGGTCGCATGGCAACAAGTTCCTTCGCGTGCAGTGGGAGCGTTGA
- a CDS encoding S-adenosylmethionine synthetase, protein MPPVRVQRLQQPPIAEQPIEIVERKGLGHPDSICDAVMEEIARAINAEYQQRFGRVLHNNIDKALLVAGRVRRRLGRGRVLQPMELVIGDRATFRVGRVRVPIREIAVEAAKGWFRRSLRHVDPNKHLRYRVVLAEGSEELADIFSREGVRESNDTSAAVGYAPLSETEQIVLWVERYLNSSDFKTAFPETGEDVKVMGIRSDRELNLTIAMPLLCRAIASEAAYFRKKAEVVEVLRRALPTSPGLDRIEPTLNPLDREGRGMGGMYLSLLGTSAEDADSGQVGRGNRVNGVIPLNRPVGSEAAAGKNPVSHVGKIYTVLSHRMADQIYRRVGGVREVYVWLVGQIGRPVDQPWTAVQLIPASDTEDDRITRECRLVIEQELSRLTDFCLELTEGKYPVC, encoded by the coding sequence ATGCCGCCGGTGCGTGTGCAACGGTTGCAGCAGCCGCCCATCGCCGAGCAGCCGATCGAGATCGTCGAGCGGAAGGGGTTGGGCCATCCCGACTCGATCTGCGACGCCGTGATGGAAGAGATTGCGCGGGCCATCAACGCCGAGTATCAGCAGCGCTTTGGCCGGGTCCTGCACAACAACATCGACAAGGCCCTTCTTGTCGCCGGACGGGTGCGACGGCGGCTCGGGCGGGGGCGCGTGCTGCAACCGATGGAGCTGGTGATCGGCGATCGCGCCACGTTTCGCGTCGGGCGGGTCCGCGTCCCGATCAGGGAGATCGCGGTCGAGGCGGCGAAGGGGTGGTTTCGCAGGTCGCTGCGTCACGTCGACCCGAACAAGCACCTGCGGTATCGGGTAGTCCTGGCCGAGGGATCCGAGGAGTTGGCCGACATCTTCAGTCGTGAGGGGGTCAGGGAATCCAATGACACCTCGGCGGCGGTCGGCTATGCGCCTCTGAGCGAGACCGAACAGATCGTCCTCTGGGTCGAGCGATACCTGAACTCCTCCGACTTCAAGACGGCATTTCCCGAAACAGGGGAGGATGTCAAGGTGATGGGGATCCGCTCGGACCGGGAGCTGAATCTGACAATAGCCATGCCGCTGTTGTGCAGGGCCATTGCGTCGGAAGCAGCCTATTTTCGCAAGAAGGCGGAGGTTGTAGAGGTCCTGCGCCGGGCGCTGCCGACCTCGCCGGGACTGGATCGCATCGAGCCGACCTTGAACCCACTGGATCGTGAGGGCCGCGGGATGGGCGGCATGTACCTGTCGCTGCTGGGTACCTCGGCGGAGGACGCCGATTCCGGACAGGTGGGACGCGGCAACCGCGTCAATGGGGTGATTCCGCTGAACCGTCCGGTCGGCAGTGAGGCGGCGGCCGGGAAGAACCCGGTCAGCCATGTCGGAAAGATCTATACGGTCTTGTCGCATCGGATGGCCGACCAGATCTACCGGCGGGTTGGCGGGGTGCGCGAGGTCTACGTCTGGCTTGTGGGGCAGATCGGTCGGCCGGTCGATCAACCCTGGACGGCGGTCCAACTGATCCCGGCATCGGATACGGAGGATGACCGGATTACGCGGGAGTGCAGATTGGTCATTGAGCAAGAGCTGAGTCGTTTAACCGATTTTTGTCTGGAATTAACCGAGGGGAAATATCCTGTTTGCTAA